Proteins encoded in a region of the Sphingomonas sp. HMP9 genome:
- a CDS encoding zinc-dependent alcohol dehydrogenase, giving the protein MRALVWHGKGDVRVDTVADPEIKHPRDAIIKVSACAICGSDLHLLDGYQPTMQAGDILGHENMGVVVALGSEVTNLKIGDRVVVPFTISCGDCFFCRKGLFSACERTNPNAEMAIKAMGHSPAGLFGFSHMLGGYCGGQAEYLRVPMADIGPIKVPDNVTDDQALFLSDIFPTGYTAAENANIEEGDTVAIWGCGPVGQFAIRSALMLGAGRVIAIDEVPERLAMAEAGGAETINFAEVDSVYDELQFRTKGRGPDSCIDAVGAEASGHGAVDAVIDKVKAATFLATDRVHVLREAIMSCRMGGTVSIPGVYVGMGDKIPIGAMMNKGLTIKTGQTHVQAYTKPLLARIEAGDIDPSFVVTHPASLEDAPEMYQKFRDKQDGVIKVVLRP; this is encoded by the coding sequence ATGCGTGCACTGGTTTGGCATGGAAAAGGCGATGTTCGGGTCGATACGGTCGCAGATCCCGAGATCAAGCATCCGCGCGATGCGATCATCAAGGTCTCGGCCTGTGCGATCTGCGGGTCGGACCTTCATCTGCTCGACGGATATCAGCCGACGATGCAGGCGGGCGACATTCTCGGCCACGAGAATATGGGCGTCGTCGTCGCACTTGGCTCCGAAGTCACCAACTTGAAGATCGGCGACCGGGTCGTCGTGCCCTTCACGATCAGCTGCGGCGATTGCTTCTTCTGCCGCAAGGGACTGTTCTCGGCGTGCGAGCGGACCAATCCGAATGCGGAGATGGCGATCAAGGCGATGGGCCATTCGCCTGCCGGCCTGTTCGGGTTCAGCCACATGCTCGGCGGCTATTGCGGTGGCCAGGCGGAATATCTGCGCGTGCCGATGGCCGATATCGGCCCGATCAAGGTGCCCGACAACGTCACTGACGATCAGGCACTGTTCCTGTCGGACATCTTCCCGACCGGCTATACGGCCGCAGAGAATGCCAACATCGAGGAGGGCGATACCGTCGCGATCTGGGGCTGCGGTCCGGTCGGCCAGTTCGCGATCCGCTCGGCGCTGATGCTTGGCGCAGGCCGCGTGATCGCGATCGACGAGGTGCCCGAGCGGCTGGCGATGGCCGAGGCAGGCGGCGCGGAGACGATCAACTTCGCCGAGGTCGACAGCGTCTATGACGAGTTGCAGTTCCGCACCAAGGGCCGCGGTCCGGACAGCTGCATCGACGCCGTGGGCGCCGAGGCTTCGGGTCATGGCGCCGTCGATGCGGTGATCGACAAGGTGAAGGCGGCTACGTTCCTCGCTACCGACCGCGTGCACGTCCTGCGCGAAGCGATCATGAGCTGCCGGATGGGTGGCACGGTGTCGATCCCCGGCGTCTATGTCGGGATGGGCGACAAGATTCCGATCGGCGCGATGATGAACAAGGGGCTGACGATCAAGACCGGTCAGACCCACGTCCAGGCCTATACCAAGCCGCTGCTCGCGCGGATCGAGGCAGGCGATATCGATCCGAGCTTCGTTGTGACGCATCCGGCCAGCCTCGAGGATGCGCCCGAGATGTACCAGAAGTTCCGCGACAAGCAGGACGGCGTCATCAAGGTCGTGCTGCGGCCGTAA
- a CDS encoding SDR family oxidoreductase produces MAITLKPLRDQVIVVTGATSGNGLATVEEAVRRGAAVVATARNDAALEALRDRLSADGGRIAICAADVSDMAAVERVAAVAVAAFGGFDSWVNNAGTGTYGTLEQVPLADHRRVFDVNYFGLLHGSLVAARHLRGRGGAIVNVGSILSNRAIVEQGPYCATKHAVQALTDTLRMELEQEGADISVTLIKPGAIDTPFPEHARNFMDQPPRLPPPLYAPSVVADAVLFACETPRRTLYAGGAGFLSSVLSRATPRLSDKIMELVGTVAQQKPDDPGDPARRDNLYAPRVDALRGSQDVHARTSSTVLQAQKIHPAVLVLGVLGAGIAVALSRPK; encoded by the coding sequence ATGGCCATCACTCTGAAGCCCCTCCGCGATCAGGTCATCGTCGTCACCGGCGCGACCAGCGGCAACGGCCTCGCGACCGTCGAGGAGGCCGTGCGACGCGGTGCCGCGGTCGTCGCGACCGCGCGTAACGACGCCGCGCTGGAGGCACTGCGCGATCGGCTGTCGGCCGACGGCGGACGCATCGCGATCTGCGCCGCGGACGTCAGCGACATGGCCGCGGTCGAGCGGGTCGCCGCCGTCGCGGTCGCGGCGTTCGGCGGCTTCGACAGCTGGGTCAACAATGCCGGCACAGGGACGTACGGCACGCTCGAGCAAGTGCCGCTCGCGGATCACCGCCGCGTGTTCGACGTCAATTATTTCGGTTTGCTCCACGGGTCGCTGGTCGCGGCGCGGCATCTGCGGGGGCGGGGTGGCGCGATCGTGAACGTCGGCTCGATCCTCAGCAACCGCGCGATCGTCGAGCAGGGGCCGTATTGCGCGACCAAGCATGCGGTGCAGGCGCTGACCGATACGCTGCGGATGGAACTGGAGCAGGAAGGGGCCGACATCTCGGTCACGCTCATCAAGCCGGGCGCGATCGATACGCCGTTTCCCGAGCATGCGCGCAATTTCATGGACCAGCCGCCACGCCTGCCGCCGCCGCTCTACGCGCCTTCGGTCGTCGCCGACGCGGTATTGTTCGCCTGCGAGACCCCGCGCCGGACGCTCTACGCTGGAGGCGCGGGCTTCCTGTCCTCGGTCCTCTCGCGCGCGACGCCGCGGCTGAGCGACAAGATTATGGAACTGGTCGGCACGGTCGCGCAGCAAAAGCCGGACGATCCAGGCGACCCGGCACGCCGCGACAATCTCTATGCGCCGCGCGTCGATGCGTTGCGCGGAAGCCAGGACGTCCACGCCCGCACATCGAGCACGGTCTTGCAGGCACAGAAAATTCACCCCGCGGTCCTGGTGCTCGGTGTCCTGGGTGCCGGTATCGCCGTGGCGCTCAGCCGACCGAAGTGA
- a CDS encoding ferritin-like domain-containing protein, whose amino-acid sequence MSAPEDLQEIYTDELKDLWSANDQMKKVLKKITSKASDASLKEMLTKSQADIEKHTDLLKDLIASNDEKVSKEHCKGMEGLVAEATKHVLEEGPEKGPLLDVMIIAQYQRMTHYGIAGFGTATAYAKALGLKDDHKMLSAATKDIYGGDEYMTKLAETSVNIDAEDE is encoded by the coding sequence ATGTCTGCACCCGAAGATCTCCAGGAAATCTACACTGACGAGCTGAAGGACCTGTGGTCCGCCAACGACCAGATGAAGAAGGTCTTGAAGAAGATCACGTCGAAGGCGAGCGACGCATCGCTGAAGGAGATGCTGACCAAGTCGCAGGCGGATATCGAGAAGCACACCGATCTGCTGAAGGACCTGATCGCATCGAACGACGAGAAGGTGTCGAAGGAGCATTGCAAGGGCATGGAAGGCCTTGTCGCCGAAGCGACCAAGCATGTTCTCGAGGAAGGTCCCGAGAAGGGTCCGCTGCTCGATGTGATGATCATCGCGCAGTATCAGCGGATGACGCATTACGGGATTGCCGGGTTCGGCACCGCCACCGCCTACGCCAAGGCGCTGGGTCTTAAGGACGACCACAAGATGCTGAGCGCCGCTACCAAGGACATCTATGGCGGCGACGAATATATGACGAAGCTCGCCGAGACGAGCGTCAACATCGACGCCGAAGACGAATAA
- a CDS encoding PadR family transcriptional regulator, with protein sequence MFDGGELKLVLLKLIADAPRHGYDLIREIETMTGGAYAPSPGVVYPTLTLLDEMNLIGEQQSEGAKKRFAATDEGRAYIEENADVVVMLMERLTGLAAENDRVAWNRSPVRRAMGNLREAIQGRVPKGETSDDTIFEIVALIDEVAQKIERLK encoded by the coding sequence ATGTTCGACGGCGGCGAGTTGAAGCTCGTCCTCTTGAAGCTGATCGCCGATGCACCGCGCCACGGCTACGACTTGATCCGCGAGATCGAGACGATGACCGGCGGCGCCTATGCGCCGAGCCCGGGCGTGGTCTACCCGACGCTCACGTTGCTCGACGAAATGAACCTGATCGGCGAGCAGCAGTCGGAAGGCGCCAAGAAGCGCTTCGCCGCGACCGACGAGGGCCGTGCCTATATCGAGGAGAACGCGGACGTCGTGGTGATGCTGATGGAGCGGCTGACCGGCCTTGCCGCCGAGAATGATCGCGTGGCCTGGAACCGGTCGCCGGTGCGTCGCGCCATGGGCAATCTGCGTGAGGCGATCCAGGGTCGCGTGCCGAAGGGCGAGACCAGCGACGACACGATCTTCGAGATCGTCGCGCTGATCGACGAGGTCGCGCAGAAGATCGAGCGCTTGAAGTGA
- a CDS encoding replication-associated recombination protein A, which produces MADLFAGFEPAAPTETHPENAPLADRLRPRTLSEVVGQDHITGPEGAIGRMVSAGRLSSIILWGPPGTGKTTIARLLADAVDLRFVAISAVFSGVADLKKSFAEAREHAKIGKRTLLFVDEIHRFNRAQQDGFLPYVEDGTVTLVGATTENPSFELNAALLSRAQVLILERLGRGALEQLLDRAEAEMDRPLPLTPPAKDALIASADGDGRFLLNQAETLFSVNLPEPLDPAGLSNFLQRRVAVYDKDREGHYNLISALHKSIRGSDPQAALYYLARMLTAGEEPLFLLRRLTRAAVEDIGLADPQALVQCIAAKDTYDFLGSPEGELAIAQACVYLATAPKSNAVYKAQKAAWKSARETGSLMPPASIRNAPTKLMRDIGYGKGYAYDHDAEDAFSGSDYWPDEMSPQTFYTPTERGFEKRLSERLAYWDALRAEKNG; this is translated from the coding sequence ATGGCAGACCTCTTCGCGGGCTTCGAACCCGCCGCCCCCACCGAAACGCATCCCGAAAACGCACCGCTCGCCGACCGCCTGCGTCCGCGCACGCTCAGCGAGGTGGTTGGGCAGGACCACATCACCGGCCCCGAAGGCGCGATCGGGCGGATGGTGTCGGCGGGTCGTCTGTCGTCGATCATCCTGTGGGGTCCCCCCGGCACCGGCAAGACCACCATCGCGCGATTGCTCGCCGACGCGGTCGACCTCAGGTTCGTCGCGATCTCGGCGGTGTTCTCCGGCGTGGCGGATCTCAAAAAGTCGTTCGCCGAGGCGCGCGAGCACGCCAAGATCGGCAAGCGCACCTTGTTGTTCGTGGACGAAATCCACCGTTTCAACCGCGCGCAACAGGACGGTTTCCTCCCCTATGTCGAGGACGGCACGGTAACGCTGGTCGGCGCGACCACCGAGAATCCGTCGTTCGAACTCAACGCCGCCTTGCTCAGCCGCGCGCAGGTGCTGATCCTCGAACGCCTCGGTCGCGGTGCGCTCGAACAGCTGCTCGACCGCGCGGAGGCGGAGATGGACCGCCCCCTCCCCCTGACCCCGCCCGCCAAGGATGCGCTGATCGCCAGCGCCGACGGCGATGGTCGCTTCCTGCTCAACCAGGCGGAGACGCTGTTCTCGGTCAACCTGCCCGAACCGCTCGATCCCGCAGGCCTGTCGAATTTCCTGCAACGCCGCGTCGCGGTGTACGACAAGGATCGCGAGGGGCATTACAACCTCATCTCCGCGCTCCACAAATCGATCCGCGGGAGCGATCCGCAAGCCGCACTTTATTACCTCGCACGGATGCTGACGGCGGGCGAGGAACCGCTCTTCCTGCTCCGTCGCCTCACGCGCGCCGCAGTCGAGGATATCGGCCTCGCCGACCCGCAGGCGCTGGTCCAGTGCATCGCCGCCAAGGACACCTACGACTTTCTCGGCAGCCCCGAGGGTGAGCTCGCGATCGCGCAGGCCTGCGTCTATCTCGCCACCGCGCCCAAATCGAACGCGGTATACAAGGCACAGAAGGCCGCCTGGAAATCGGCGCGCGAGACCGGCTCGCTGATGCCGCCCGCGTCGATCCGCAACGCGCCGACCAAGCTCATGCGCGATATCGGCTACGGCAAGGGCTATGCATACGACCATGATGCCGAGGACGCGTTTTCAGGGTCGGATTACTGGCCCGACGAAATGAGCCCGCAGACCTTCTATACGCCGACCGAACGCGGGTTCGAGAAGCGGCTGTCCGAGCGGCTCGCCTATTGGGATGCCTTGCGCGCCGAGAAGAATGGCTGA
- the radA gene encoding DNA repair protein RadA — MAKPQKRYVCQACGSVSHRWAGQCSDCNEWNTLVEEANTAATPFHSKHNLQTGGRAIQLVGLDAEIKLPDRMATGIAELDRALGGGFVEGSATLIGGDPGIGKSTLLLQAAAKMALAGQSVAYVSGEEAADQVRLRARRLGLGNAPVQLAAATSTRDILTTLQAQPPAMLVIDSIQTMHSDLIEGAPGTVSQVRASAQELIRFAKERGTAVVLVGHVTKDGSIAGPRVLEHMVDTVLSFEGERSHQYRILRAIKNRFGGTDEIGVFSMQTEGLAEVGNPSSLFLTHRDDAMTGATVFPALEGTRPVLVEIQALTVRLASGATPRRAVVGWDSGRLAMILAVLEARCGLSFSNAEVYLNIAGGYRVQDPAADLAVAAALISAMSERPVPVDAVAFGEVALSGEIRPVAHGPLRLKESSKLGFERALVPASMTGEKSGMKLSGFKTLASFVDHMMGRG; from the coding sequence ATGGCGAAACCCCAGAAGCGTTACGTGTGTCAGGCTTGCGGATCGGTGTCGCATCGGTGGGCGGGGCAATGCAGCGATTGCAACGAGTGGAACACGCTGGTCGAGGAGGCGAACACCGCCGCCACGCCGTTCCATTCGAAGCATAATCTGCAGACCGGCGGCCGCGCGATCCAGCTCGTCGGGCTCGACGCCGAGATCAAGCTGCCCGACCGGATGGCGACGGGCATCGCCGAACTCGATCGGGCGCTGGGCGGCGGCTTCGTCGAGGGATCGGCGACGCTGATCGGTGGCGATCCCGGCATCGGCAAGTCGACGCTGCTGTTGCAGGCGGCCGCGAAGATGGCGCTGGCGGGCCAGTCGGTCGCCTATGTCTCGGGCGAGGAAGCGGCGGATCAGGTGCGGCTGCGTGCGCGACGGCTGGGGCTGGGCAATGCACCGGTGCAGCTCGCGGCGGCGACCTCGACGCGCGACATCCTGACGACGTTGCAGGCGCAGCCGCCGGCGATGCTGGTGATCGATTCGATCCAGACGATGCACTCCGACCTGATCGAGGGCGCGCCGGGTACGGTCAGCCAGGTGCGGGCATCGGCGCAGGAGCTTATCCGGTTCGCCAAGGAGCGCGGCACGGCCGTGGTGCTGGTCGGGCATGTGACGAAGGACGGCTCGATCGCGGGGCCTCGCGTGCTCGAGCATATGGTCGACACGGTGCTGTCGTTCGAGGGCGAGCGCAGCCACCAATACCGTATCCTGCGCGCGATCAAGAACCGCTTTGGCGGTACCGACGAGATCGGCGTGTTCTCGATGCAGACCGAAGGGTTGGCGGAGGTCGGCAACCCGTCATCGCTGTTCCTGACGCACCGCGATGACGCGATGACCGGCGCGACGGTGTTCCCGGCGCTGGAGGGGACGCGGCCGGTGCTGGTCGAGATCCAGGCGCTGACCGTTCGCCTGGCGTCGGGGGCGACCCCGAGGCGGGCGGTGGTCGGCTGGGATTCGGGGCGGCTCGCGATGATCCTGGCGGTACTGGAGGCGCGGTGTGGGCTGAGCTTTTCCAACGCCGAGGTCTATCTCAACATTGCCGGCGGCTACCGCGTGCAGGATCCGGCGGCCGACCTGGCGGTGGCGGCGGCGCTGATCTCTGCGATGTCGGAACGCCCGGTGCCGGTCGACGCGGTGGCGTTCGGCGAGGTCGCGTTGTCGGGCGAGATCCGCCCGGTCGCGCATGGCCCCTTGCGGTTGAAGGAATCGAGCAAGCTCGGTTTCGAACGCGCGCTGGTCCCGGCGTCTATGACGGGCGAGAAGAGCGGGATGAAGCTGTCGGGCTTCAAGACGCTGGCGTCGTTCGTCGACCATATGATGGGGCGAGGGTAG
- a CDS encoding DUF2218 domain-containing protein, with translation MSVSANVSVARVPTHSASKYLQQLAKHWSHKMEVTFSEEEGRIAFPNGAVLEMRADSETLDVALTVPEGEDVERMRTVVSSHLDRFAFREAPLTFDWAAV, from the coding sequence GTGAGCGTCTCGGCAAACGTCTCGGTCGCACGCGTGCCGACGCATTCGGCCAGCAAGTATCTCCAGCAACTGGCCAAGCACTGGAGCCACAAGATGGAGGTGACGTTCTCGGAAGAAGAGGGACGCATCGCCTTCCCGAACGGCGCGGTGCTGGAGATGCGTGCGGACAGCGAGACGCTCGACGTCGCGCTGACGGTGCCGGAGGGCGAGGATGTCGAGCGGATGCGCACGGTGGTGTCGAGCCATCTCGACCGCTTCGCCTTCCGCGAGGCGCCGCTGACGTTCGATTGGGCGGCTGTCTGA
- a CDS encoding HAD family hydrolase, giving the protein MPFDRPACNGTAAFRPVDTRLQVRDSLMQIKAILFDIDGTLVDTNDMHVLAWEEAFATVGASFDRQAIHDQIGKGTDMLVPTLLPDADEDQQEKLGDKHGAIFKAKYLETATPFAQAHDLLAHAHGLGQRVVLASSASAAELEHYIDLLDARALIATTTSSDDVEKTKPAPDIFATALKKLSGIDAADVIVVGDTPYDIEAAAKCGIAAVAVRSGKFEDEQLRSAGAIAIYDDVAALLADYATSPLGR; this is encoded by the coding sequence ATGCCGTTCGACCGCCCCGCCTGCAATGGCACGGCGGCGTTCCGCCCGGTGGATACACGACTTCAGGTCCGGGATAGCCTCATGCAGATCAAAGCCATTCTCTTCGATATCGACGGTACGCTGGTCGACACCAACGACATGCACGTCCTCGCCTGGGAGGAGGCGTTCGCGACCGTCGGCGCGTCGTTCGACCGTCAGGCGATCCACGACCAGATCGGCAAGGGGACCGACATGCTCGTGCCGACGCTGTTGCCCGACGCAGACGAGGATCAGCAGGAAAAGCTCGGTGACAAGCACGGCGCGATCTTCAAGGCGAAATACCTGGAGACCGCCACGCCGTTCGCGCAAGCACATGATCTGTTGGCGCACGCGCACGGCCTCGGCCAGCGGGTCGTGTTGGCATCATCCGCGTCGGCAGCGGAACTCGAGCATTATATCGATCTGCTCGATGCGCGCGCGCTGATCGCCACGACGACGAGCAGCGACGACGTCGAGAAGACCAAGCCCGCACCGGACATCTTCGCGACCGCGCTCAAGAAACTGTCGGGGATCGACGCTGCCGACGTGATCGTCGTCGGCGACACGCCCTATGATATCGAGGCCGCGGCCAAATGCGGGATTGCCGCGGTCGCCGTGCGATCGGGCAAGTTCGAGGACGAGCAGCTACGCTCCGCAGGTGCGATCGCGATCTACGACGATGTGGCGGCCTTGCTCGCCGACTACGCAACCTCACCGCTGGGACGCTGA
- a CDS encoding glycosyltransferase family 4 protein — protein MQPTDLRVALFSGNYNYVRDGANQSLNLLVGHLLSRGVQVRVYSPTVAKPAFPAIGDLVDVPAIPLVGGRGEYRVALGITPRVRRDIDAFAPNIVHVSAPEFLGHAAAAYARSRGIATVASFHTRFETYFRYYKMGFLEPLAKKRLTRFYNRVDEVVVPSPSMAELLRGWGVTSSIGIWSRGIDHDRFNPARRDLAWRRSLGIADDEMVVGFLGRLVKEKGLDVFADVLTELRRRGVRHRVVVIGEGPARDWFAERVPEAVFTGFQSGDALGRAVASMDVFFNPSVTETFGNVTLEAMAASVPVVAARATGAIDLIDDGRTGFLVPPTDIAGYADAIGRIVAEPGLRHAMGSAGHAKAAGYRWDVINQTVLDTYLAVMARRSE, from the coding sequence ATGCAGCCGACCGATCTCCGTGTGGCCCTGTTCAGCGGCAATTATAACTATGTCCGCGACGGCGCGAACCAGTCGCTGAACCTGCTTGTCGGGCACCTGTTGTCGCGCGGCGTGCAGGTCCGCGTCTATTCGCCGACCGTCGCCAAGCCCGCCTTCCCGGCGATCGGCGATCTGGTCGACGTGCCCGCGATCCCGCTGGTCGGCGGTCGTGGCGAATATCGCGTCGCGCTGGGCATCACGCCGCGCGTGCGCCGCGACATCGATGCGTTTGCGCCCAACATCGTCCATGTCTCCGCGCCCGAATTTCTCGGCCACGCCGCGGCCGCCTATGCCCGCAGCCGCGGCATTGCGACGGTCGCCTCGTTCCACACCCGGTTCGAGACCTATTTCCGCTATTACAAGATGGGCTTCCTGGAGCCGCTCGCGAAAAAGCGGCTTACGCGCTTCTACAACCGGGTCGACGAGGTCGTCGTTCCCTCACCCAGCATGGCCGAGCTGCTGCGCGGCTGGGGCGTGACGTCGTCGATCGGCATCTGGTCGCGCGGAATCGATCACGACCGGTTCAACCCGGCCCGGCGCGATCTGGCTTGGCGGCGGTCGCTCGGCATCGCCGATGACGAGATGGTCGTCGGCTTCCTGGGCCGGCTGGTGAAGGAAAAGGGCCTCGACGTCTTTGCCGACGTACTGACCGAGCTGCGCCGCCGCGGCGTCCGCCACCGTGTCGTCGTGATCGGCGAAGGCCCGGCGCGAGACTGGTTCGCCGAGCGTGTCCCCGAAGCGGTGTTCACCGGCTTCCAGTCGGGCGACGCGCTCGGTCGTGCGGTCGCGTCGATGGACGTGTTCTTCAACCCCAGCGTCACCGAGACGTTCGGCAACGTCACGTTGGAGGCGATGGCGGCGAGCGTTCCCGTCGTCGCCGCGCGCGCGACCGGCGCGATCGACCTGATCGACGACGGCCGGACCGGGTTCCTGGTGCCGCCCACCGACATCGCCGGCTATGCCGACGCGATCGGCCGGATCGTCGCCGAGCCTGGCCTGCGCCACGCGATGGGCAGCGCCGGCCATGCCAAGGCCGCAGGCTATCGCTGGGACGTGATCAACCAGACCGTGCTCGACACCTATCTGGCAGTGATGGCGCGCCGCAGCGAGTAG